A single region of the Anopheles funestus chromosome X, idAnoFuneDA-416_04, whole genome shotgun sequence genome encodes:
- the LOC125765748 gene encoding modifier of mdg4-like isoform X2 — protein MQQVLWKKHFDELYGAVKDILHHHSYEDCTIVCEGELFRAHRFLLASVSPYFHKILSQNDTNTTVVLKDVSPHVMRIIMQFLYYGEATIFNGDLENVVAAAEHLDMIPVVAMLRNHGKDQTHNRSAGSYLSYDANTIEHAATPPRISVRSQYMAPRNRKRIAPDSDDDQLTDGQGLSPVELTINTNRDKDQSTVQPASPHRSQHIGVTEQLSPVIQEPTPVREPALTPSVQEATMSPRTVSQPSSIDEGDKLWTYYDSVGMKLLTNAVQSTPIEVDKRKQNPGRNVTLGGKTAPVTPGEKWFQGRLEFMLSQRGKPLLVHDGHSFGIQYIRKDKKYWQCNLSRKYNCKARVTTTDTGDIIVTNNEHCHTEIRQHLRKDYKTMKLAASLAANRGLSALPLFSSKSLALPHLANAFMQSGGADATNLCHTSPNASHQSEPTQESGSLNLTINQLIKRETGNYSE, from the exons atgcagcaagttttgtggaaaaaacattttgacGAGCTGTATGGTGCAGTGAAAGATATTTTGCATCATCATTCGTACGAGGATTGTACGATCGTGTGCGAGGGTGAATTGTTTCGGGCGCACCGATTTTTACTAGCCAGTGTTAGTCcatattttcataaaattttatctCAAAATGATACAAACACAACAG TGGTTCTGAAAGATGTATCACCCCACGTTATGCGCATCATCATGCAGTTTCTGTACTACGGCGAGGCAACGATCTTTAATGGCGATCTGGAGAATGTGGTAGCAGCGGCGGAACACCTGGATATGATCCCGGTGGTCGCCATGTTGCGAAATCACGGCAAAGATCAAACACACAATCGGTCTGCCGGTAGCTATCTAAGTTATGATGCGAACACGATCGAACACGCAGCAACTCCACCGAGGATAAGTGTACGATCGCAGTATATGGCCCCAAGAAACCGGAAGCGCATCGCACCAGACTCGGACGATGATCAGTTAACGGATGGACAAGGTCTTAGTCCTGTGGAGCTAACGATAAACACGAACCGGGACAAGGACCAAAGTACGGTACAGCCAGCGTCACCCCATCGGTCACAGCACATCGGAGTGACCGAGCAGCTCTCTCCAGTGATACAGGAACCGACACCGGTGCGAGAACCGGCACTTACTCCATCAGTTCAAGAAGCAACCATGTCACCACGCACCGTATCGCAACCATCATCGATTGACGAGGGTGACAAGCTGTGGACATATTACGACAGCGTGGGTATGAAGCTGCTAACCAACGCGGTCCAATCGACACCAATCGAGGTGGACAAACGGAAGCAAAACCCTGGCAGAAATGTTACTCTCGGTGGAAAAACCGCACCAG TGACGCCGGGGGAAAAGTGGTTCCAGGGCCGGTTGGAGTTTATGCTAAGCCAGCGTGGCAAACCGCTGCTCGTACACGACGGTCACTCGTTCGGCATACAGTACATCCGCAAGGACAAGAAGTACTGGCAGTGCAATCTGTCACGGAAGTACAACTGTAAGGCACGGGTAACAACCACCGACACCGGCGACATTATCGTGACGAACAATGAGCACTGTCACACGGAGATCCGCCAGCATCTGCGTAAAGACTACAAGACGATGAAGCTGGCAGCCTCGCTTGCAGCTAACCGTGGCCTATCCGCATTGCCACTATTTTCGTCCAAATCCCTAGCGCTACCACATCTGGCCAACGCTTTCATGCAGTCCGGAGGGGCAGATGCGACAAACCTTTGCCACACGAGCCCCAATGCAAGCCATCAGAGTGAACCGACACAAGAGTCGGGCAGCCTCAACCTCACCATCAACCAGTTGATCAAACGGGAGACGGGCAACTACAGTGAATGA
- the LOC125765748 gene encoding uncharacterized protein LOC125765748 isoform X1 — protein sequence MQQVLWKKHFDELYGAVKDILHHHSYEDCTIVCEGELFRAHRFLLASVSPYFHKILSQNDTNTTVVLKDVSPHVMRIIMQFLYYGEATIFNGDLENVVAAAEHLDMIPVVAMLRNHGKDQTHNRSAGSYLSYDANTIEHAATPPRISVRSQYMAPRNRKRIAPDSDDDQLTDGQGLSPVELTINTNRDKDQSTVQPASPHRSQHIGVTEQLSPVIQEPTPVREPALTPSVQEATMSPRTVSQPSSIDEGDKLWTYYDSVGMKLLTNAVQSTPIEVDKRKQNPGRNVTLGGKTAPAVYDLVSRTSLTDHETPHLATMTPGEKWFQGRLEFMLSQRGKPLLVHDGHSFGIQYIRKDKKYWQCNLSRKYNCKARVTTTDTGDIIVTNNEHCHTEIRQHLRKDYKTMKLAASLAANRGLSALPLFSSKSLALPHLANAFMQSGGADATNLCHTSPNASHQSEPTQESGSLNLTINQLIKRETGNYSE from the exons atgcagcaagttttgtggaaaaaacattttgacGAGCTGTATGGTGCAGTGAAAGATATTTTGCATCATCATTCGTACGAGGATTGTACGATCGTGTGCGAGGGTGAATTGTTTCGGGCGCACCGATTTTTACTAGCCAGTGTTAGTCcatattttcataaaattttatctCAAAATGATACAAACACAACAG TGGTTCTGAAAGATGTATCACCCCACGTTATGCGCATCATCATGCAGTTTCTGTACTACGGCGAGGCAACGATCTTTAATGGCGATCTGGAGAATGTGGTAGCAGCGGCGGAACACCTGGATATGATCCCGGTGGTCGCCATGTTGCGAAATCACGGCAAAGATCAAACACACAATCGGTCTGCCGGTAGCTATCTAAGTTATGATGCGAACACGATCGAACACGCAGCAACTCCACCGAGGATAAGTGTACGATCGCAGTATATGGCCCCAAGAAACCGGAAGCGCATCGCACCAGACTCGGACGATGATCAGTTAACGGATGGACAAGGTCTTAGTCCTGTGGAGCTAACGATAAACACGAACCGGGACAAGGACCAAAGTACGGTACAGCCAGCGTCACCCCATCGGTCACAGCACATCGGAGTGACCGAGCAGCTCTCTCCAGTGATACAGGAACCGACACCGGTGCGAGAACCGGCACTTACTCCATCAGTTCAAGAAGCAACCATGTCACCACGCACCGTATCGCAACCATCATCGATTGACGAGGGTGACAAGCTGTGGACATATTACGACAGCGTGGGTATGAAGCTGCTAACCAACGCGGTCCAATCGACACCAATCGAGGTGGACAAACGGAAGCAAAACCCTGGCAGAAATGTTACTCTCGGTGGAAAAACCGCACCAG CTGTATATGACCTTGTCTCACGTACAAGCCTGACAGATCACGAAACACCACACCTCGCTACAA TGACGCCGGGGGAAAAGTGGTTCCAGGGCCGGTTGGAGTTTATGCTAAGCCAGCGTGGCAAACCGCTGCTCGTACACGACGGTCACTCGTTCGGCATACAGTACATCCGCAAGGACAAGAAGTACTGGCAGTGCAATCTGTCACGGAAGTACAACTGTAAGGCACGGGTAACAACCACCGACACCGGCGACATTATCGTGACGAACAATGAGCACTGTCACACGGAGATCCGCCAGCATCTGCGTAAAGACTACAAGACGATGAAGCTGGCAGCCTCGCTTGCAGCTAACCGTGGCCTATCCGCATTGCCACTATTTTCGTCCAAATCCCTAGCGCTACCACATCTGGCCAACGCTTTCATGCAGTCCGGAGGGGCAGATGCGACAAACCTTTGCCACACGAGCCCCAATGCAAGCCATCAGAGTGAACCGACACAAGAGTCGGGCAGCCTCAACCTCACCATCAACCAGTTGATCAAACGGGAGACGGGCAACTACAGTGAATGA
- the LOC125765560 gene encoding splicing factor 1 translates to MSYKNKGKERDHESSKSRNSVSGLNKGRDKERERKSEYESKERYTEKGSFSTKERHRSRSRERSSERRDGRRSSKDRHGRKHSRTRDDSRERDHRRREHRDRERRSRSRSRDRKHRSSGGGGVNGSGSGSSRDDRDHRHRSREHTEDARRTVESNSVRMDSPENYEYKSMEFTQNVISTMLLTAATASDFAKLLNSYNQQQQIQAQQQQIQTQQALFEQHNENSCSSVGSKGENGGAGSQAICNGNSSGGEGGESSRRRKKKSRWAGGDHDKTFIPGMPTVLPSTLTPDQQEAYLVQLQIEEISRKLRTGDLMIPQNPEERSPSPEPIYSSDGKRLNTREFRTRKKLEEQRHQLIQRMQSLNPDFKPPSDYKPPVIRVSDKVLIPQEEYPDINFVGLLIGPRGNTLKAMEKDTGAKIIIRGKGSVKEGKVGRKDGQPLPGEDEPLHAFITASNPEAVKKAVDRIKDVIRQGIEVPEGHNDLRRMQLRELAQLNGTLRETDGPRCNNCGSNEHKSWLCPDKPNITNNIVCSACGGTGHIARDCRSKRPGHGGPPTAGGSGGGSTATKIDEEYMSLMAELGEAPPPQENNHGYGHGGGNGNGGGGGGGSRGSYNMFEPRSAPRPLMATPHHPPSLMGNNQQTQNGNNANSSQAGNGGSGGGGGGGGSGSNGSGANGPNAGNGHQWPPMMPMPPIPPSLPTPPPPPPAVPSLMQWTPPQPPLPPTGDTMIPAPNHHSYSAGVAPPNMGGWGKGTGSLLPSGWPPAPNGFVPPPPGPAPPPPPISGMPSHILAPPPPPPPS, encoded by the exons ATGAGctataaaaataaaggaaaggaGCGGGATCATGAGAGCAGCAAATCCCGCAACAGTGTGTCGGGATTAAATAAAGGGCGCGACAAAGAACGCGAACGCAAAAG TGAATACGAAAGCAAGGAGCGATATACGGAGAAGGGTAGCTTCAGCACAAAGGAACGGCACCGCAGCCGAAGCCGGGAGCGCAGCAGCGAACGCCGAGACGGACGTCGCAGCAGCAAGGATCGGCACGGACGGAAGCACAGCCGGACGCGTGACGACAGCCGGGAGCGGGATCACCGCAGACGGGAGCACCGTGACCGGGAACGACGCAGCCGAAGCCGCAGCCGGGACCGGAAACATCGCAGCAGTGGTGGGGGTGGTGTTAATGGTAGTGGTAGTGGTAGTAGCCGGGATGATCGGGACCACCGTCATCGTTCCCGTGAGCACACGGAGGACGCACGCAGAACGGTCGAGAGCAACAGCGTCCGGATGGATAGTCCGGAAAACTATGAGTACAAGAGTATGGAGTTTACGCAGAACGTTATTTCAACGATGTTGCTAACCGCGGCGACCGCGAgtgattttgctaaattactaaACAGTTAtaaccaacagcagcagatacaggcacagcagcaacagatcCAAACCCAGCAGGCCCTGTTCGAGCAGCACAACGAAAATAGCTGCTCCTCGGTCGGATCAAAAG GTGAGAATGGAGGTGCCGGTTCACAAGCGATATGCAATGGCAACAGCAGCGGCGGTGAAGGTGGTGAATCTTCCCGCCGACGTAAGAAAAAGTCAAGATGGGCCGGTGGTGATCACGATAAAACGTTCATTCCCGGTATGCCAACGGTACTGCCATCAACGCTGACGCCCGATCAGCAGGAAGCGTACTTAG taCAACTTCAAATAGAGGAAATAAGTCGCAAGCTTCGTACGGGTGATCTCATGATACCGCAGAATCCTGAAGAAAG GTCCCCATCGCCCGAACCGATTTACAGTAGCGATGGTAAGCGGCTGAACACGCGCGAGTTCCGCACGCGCAAGAAGTTGGAGGAACAGCGCCACCAGCTGATCCAGCGCATGCAGTCACTGAATCCCGACTTTAAGCCTCCTTCGGACTACAA GCCGCCTGTAATTCGCGTCAGTGACAAAGTGTTGATCCCGCAGGAAGAGTATCCGGATATAAACTTCGTCGGTTTGCTAATCGGTCCGCGCGGCAACACGCTGAAGGCGATGGAGAAGGACACCGGTGCGAAGATTATCATCCGCGGCAAGGGCTCGGTAAAGGAGGGTAAGGTCGGGCGTAAGGATGGTCAGCCGCTGCCGGGTGAGGACGAACCGCTGCACGCGTTCATCACCGCCAGCAATCCGGAAGCGGTGAAGAAAGCGGTCGATCGCATCAAGGACGTAATCCGGCAGGGCATTGAAGTGCCGGAAGGGCACAACGATCTGCGCCGGATGCAGCTGCGCGAGCTGGCCCAGCTGAACGGTACGCTGCGCGAAACGGACGGACCGCGCTGCAACAACTGTGGCTCGAACGAGCACAAGAGCTGGCTGTGCCCAGATAAGCCGAACATCACGAACAACATCGTCTGTTCGGCGTGCGGCGGCACCGGCCATATTGCGCGCGACTGTCGCAGTAAGCGCCCCGGTCACGGTGGCCCACCGACGgccggtggtagtggtggtggcagTACGGCTACAAAGATCGATGAAGAGTACATGAGCCTGATGGCGGAGTTGGGTGAAGCGCCACCGCCCCAGGAAAACAACCATGGTTACGGTCACGGTGGCGGTAATGGTAACGGTGgtgggggtggtggtggttcacGTGGTTCCTACAATATGTTCGAACCACGATCGGCACCGCGCCCCCTAATGGCCACACCGCACCATCCACCCTCGCTGATGGGtaacaaccaacaaacacagAACGGCAACAATGCCAACAGCTCGCAGGCAGGtaatggtggtagtggtggaggtggtggtggtggcggtagtGGTAGTAATGGTAGTGGTGCGAATGGTCCCAATGCCGGCAATGGTCACCAGTGGCCTCCAATGATGCCGATGCCACCGATTCCACCATCCTTACCCACTCCACCACCGCCTCCACCGGCCGTCCCGTCGCTGATGCAGTGGACACCGCCGCAGCCACCGTTACCACCGACCGGGGATACGATGATACCGGCACCAAATCATCATTCGTACAGTGCCGGTGTTGCACCGCCCAACATGGGCGGATGGGGCAAGGGTACCGGAAGTTTGTTACCGTCCGGATGGCCACCCGCACCGAATGGATtcgtaccaccaccacccggaCCGGCACCGCCACCTCCACCAATATCTGGCATGCCGTCACACATTTTGgcaccgccgccaccaccaccaccctccTAA